In a single window of the Thamnophis elegans isolate rThaEle1 chromosome 8, rThaEle1.pri, whole genome shotgun sequence genome:
- the LOC116512038 gene encoding proto-oncogene Mas-like, with the protein MKTIPDNFSFTEHSGTVARNLNGSISAPGELGKTLCYLILLICVPGLLGNGIVIRYLGFWLKRTSFTVYILNLAVADIGSLIFLFLTGIFSLTTMNVHMAITVCFIFTYCTGQFLLTIISIDRCLALFFPIWHRCHQPPYLSTILCTIAWIVSILFCGIHYILSHSFTESLFQVLHVFIFSLVGILLMLVSSLALLIKGYLQSRMKRRRKLLTAILLALFFFLILSVPSVVIYLMAFGFGKHHLNLLPYAYLCPCLNSSVNPLIYFVLGRKKEHHSPYDLKTRLQTLFKEEEEGKEQSGISVDS; encoded by the coding sequence ATGAAGACGATCCCAGACAATTTCAGTTTTACTGAACACAGTGGAACAGTGGCCAGAAACCTAAATGGCAGCATTTCTGCACCTGGCGAGCTGGGGAAAACATTATGTTATTTAATCCTTTTAATCTGCGTTCCAGGGCTTCTGGGAAATGGAATTGTCATCAGATATTTGGGTTTCTGGTTGAAGAGGACTTCTTTCACTGTCTATATCCTCAATTTGGCTGTGGCTGATATTGGGAGTTTAATATTCCTTTTTCTGACCGGAATTTTCTCTCTGACTACTATGAATGTTCACATGGCAATAACAGTATGTTTCATATTCACTTATTGCACCGGTCAATTTCTTCTGACAATCATCAGCATTGACCGGTGTTTGGCTCTCTTCTTCCCAATTTGGCATCGATGCCATCAGCCACCCTACCTCTCCACCATACTCTGCACCATTGCATGGATCGTTTCTATCCTCTTCTGTGGAATTCATTACATTCTAAGTCATTCATTTACAGAAAGCCTATTCCAAGTCCTTCATGTTTTCATATTTAGCTTGGTTGGCATTCTACTCATGCTGGTCTCCAGCCTGGCTCTCCTAATCAAAGGCTACCTTCAATCAAGAATGAAGAGGCGAAGGAAACTTCTCACCGCCATCTTGCTTGCCCTGTTTTTCTTCCTCATCCTTTCTGTTCCGTCAGTTGTCATTTATCTCATGGCATTTGGTTTTGGAAAGCATCATTTGAATTTACTTCCATATGCCTACTTATGTCCCTGTCTAAACAGCAGTGTCAACCCATTAATCTATTTTGTACTGGGGAGAAAAAAGGAGCATCATTCACCATACGACCTAAAAACacgtctccaaacacttttcaaagaggaagaagagggcaaagAACAATCTGGGATCTCGGTTGATAGCTAG